One Roseomonas sp. OT10 DNA window includes the following coding sequences:
- a CDS encoding sigma-70 family RNA polymerase sigma factor: MLTALLPAAGWRAPSLSSPALARDAGQAGPRLARDRAAAPDATLLRWSAEGDRLAFDQLAVRHLPRLHAIALRITGRAAEAEEVAQEAMLRAWQQAARFDPDRAQVGTWLYRIAANLAIDRVRRAGAAPLDEVAEAVADPQPGPEEVLATKQRDARLAAALAGLPARQRAAIALAYDQGMSGAEAAAALSVSTRALEGLLRRARQLLSARLHGTGQKGSGQEG; encoded by the coding sequence ATGCTCACAGCCCTTCTCCCTGCCGCTGGTTGGCGTGCCCCGTCCCTGTCCAGCCCGGCGCTGGCGCGGGATGCCGGGCAGGCCGGCCCACGCCTGGCCCGCGACCGGGCCGCGGCGCCGGATGCCACGCTGCTGCGCTGGTCGGCGGAGGGTGACCGGCTGGCCTTCGACCAGCTCGCCGTGCGGCACCTGCCCCGGCTGCATGCCATCGCGCTGCGGATCACCGGCCGGGCCGCCGAGGCCGAGGAGGTGGCGCAGGAGGCGATGCTGCGCGCCTGGCAGCAGGCGGCGCGCTTCGACCCCGACCGGGCGCAGGTGGGCACCTGGCTCTACCGGATCGCCGCCAACCTCGCGATCGACCGGGTCCGCCGCGCCGGCGCCGCCCCGCTCGACGAGGTGGCCGAGGCGGTCGCCGACCCGCAGCCGGGACCGGAGGAGGTGCTGGCCACGAAGCAGCGCGATGCCCGCCTCGCCGCCGCCCTGGCCGGGCTGCCCGCCCGCCAGCGCGCCGCCATCGCCCTCGCCTACGACCAGGGGATGAGCGGGGCGGAGGCGGCGGCGGCGCTCTCCGTCTCCACCCGGGCGCTGGAGGGGTTGCTGCGCCGTGCCCGCCAGCTTCTCTCGGCCCGCCTGCACGGCACGGGCCAGAAGGGATCGGGCCAGGAGGGATGA
- a CDS encoding YdcF family protein, whose amino-acid sequence MDTPRTAIVIFGAAVRPDGRPSLTLRRRVLAAAEHGMRLSPPPLYLPTGGKGRHGPAEAAVMTRLLQDLGVPLDDILTEPTGTDTLSSARAVARLLRGWPGPVLVASSGYHIPRCVLLLRLLGLPARPGPAARSEAGFREWRWRVREAPALPYDALLAAWHRLRGG is encoded by the coding sequence TTGGACACCCCCCGCACCGCGATCGTGATCTTCGGCGCCGCCGTGCGGCCGGATGGCCGCCCCAGCCTGACCCTGCGCCGGCGCGTCCTGGCGGCGGCGGAGCATGGGATGCGCCTGTCCCCGCCGCCGCTCTACCTGCCCACCGGCGGCAAGGGGCGGCACGGTCCCGCCGAGGCGGCGGTGATGACCCGCCTGCTGCAGGATCTGGGCGTCCCGCTGGACGACATCCTGACCGAGCCGACGGGGACGGACACGCTCTCCTCCGCCCGCGCCGTGGCACGGCTGCTGCGCGGCTGGCCGGGGCCGGTGCTGGTCGCCTCCTCCGGCTATCACATCCCGCGCTGCGTGCTGCTGCTGCGGCTGCTCGGCCTGCCCGCCCGGCCCGGTCCGGCGGCGCGGTCGGAGGCAGGCTTCCGGGAGTGGCGCTGGCGGGTGCGGGAGGCTCCGGCCCTGCCCTATGACGCGCTGCTAGCCGCCTGGCACCGGTTGCGGGGCGGCTGA